The window GCTCTTCTGCCGCTTGCCGTTCTTCTGCTTTTCGTTTTTCCTGGGCTTTTTTTTGTTGTTCTACGGTATGAACATTGCCATCATTGGCATAAATAGCCATTTTTTTAGGAATTAAAAAGTTACGGGCATACCCATCACTCGCATTAACAATTTCCCCTTTTTTGCCTAGTCCTTTAACATCCTGCTGTAAAATTACTTTCATCCTTCATCTTCCTCCTCTTCTTCTTCCAAAACTTCTGTAATGGCTTGAACCAGTTTTGTTTTTGCTTCTTCAATCTCAATATTTTCCAGCTGAGCTCCGGCCACGGTCATATGACCACCGCCACCCAGTTTTTCTAAAATGACCTGCACATTCACATCTCCCAAAGAGCGACCGCTGATAAAGATTTGACCGTTGGGATCATTGCCTAAGACAAAGGATGCCTTAGCTCCCCGTATATTCAGCATAATATCTGCCGCCTGTGCCGCCACCAGATTCGCCCTTTCAGACACATCCTCACTGATGGCAATGGCGATTTTATCTAAAATAATCTCTGCTTTTTTGACTACTTCTGCTCGAGAAACAATCGATTGCAAATCGTCCTGGAACATTTGCCGTACTAAGGTAGTGTCGGCACCGGCCCGTCTAAGGTAGGAGGCCGCCTCAAAAGTTCTGACTCCGGTTTTGAAGGTAAAGTTTTTGGTGTCCAGGGCAATTCCTGCCATCAGCGCTTCTGCTTCCAGGCTTTCTAAATGAAGTTTTTCTTCCATATAATGAATGATTTCTGTTACCATTTCACTGGTAGAGGAAGCATAGGTTTCATGGTAGGTCAGAATTGGGTTTTCGATAAAATCTGTGCTGCGCCGATGATGATCGATCAACACAATTTTGCTTCCTTCTTTTAACAGCTCCGGACATTCTGTATAAATGGGGCGATGAGTATCCACCACCACTACCAAGGTGTTTTTGCTTCCTTGTATCTTTTGTGCTTCCTGACCGTCAATCATAGCTTTTTGATACTCGGGGATTTTCATCATTCGCTGGTATAGCACTTCGATGGACGGATTGCTTTCTTTTAACACAATATGTGCTGTCTTTTTCCGGTTTCTGGCCGCCCGATAAATGCCCAGCGCTGCTCCTAAAGCGTCCAAATCCGAATTTTTATGCCCCATTACCAGGACAACTTCTGCCTGATCCATTAGCTGACGCAGGCCATAAGCAATCACGCGGGCTTTTACCTTTGTCCTTTTTTCAACAGCTTTGCTTTTGCCGCCATAAAATTTGATATCGTCATTCTTTTTCACCGCTACCTGATCACCACCACGACCCAGGCATAAATCTTTTGCTGTATTGGCATAGGCCATGCATTCCTGATAATCTTTTCCCATAGTGCCCACGCCAATGCTTAAGGTAGGAGGAATGGAATTCCCCAGTTGAATGTCTCTGACATCATCCAGTATTTCAAACCGTTTGGTTTCCTGGCTTTCCAGATACTGATGTTCAAAGATAAGAATGTATTTATCCTGTTCGTACTTTCTTGCCAATCCTTTTAGCTGAGAAGCCCATACCTGCATCCGATGATCAATATCGGCTGAAACTCTGGGGCGGTTCGCATCATCCGTACTTTTCATTACTTCATCATAATTATCTACCTGTGCCAGGGCTACCACCAGTTTTTCCTGGTTGTACCTTCGCTTTAAGTTTTCATAAAGGGTGTATTCAATCCAGTATAACAGGATCCGGTAATCTTCGCCCTGCCTTTTTTCTTCTTTCACCACATTAAAGAGGACTTTAAAAGATCGTTTATCAACGGCGGCATGCCAAAACTCCGGAGTGTCTTTTCGCATCATTGCCCGCAAATCAAAGTTTTTTACCAGATCATGAATGTTTCGCTCCAACAAATCCGTGGATTGGACAATCCCCGAAAACTTTTGATTATACCAGGTAATGGTTCCGTCAATATCCACCATGGTCAG is drawn from Tindallia californiensis and contains these coding sequences:
- a CDS encoding DHH family phosphoesterase; its protein translation is MKKKNRLLQILTPDTRIYMIIITVLILLIGYYNRSIGVVGVFLLAYLLYYNLKISNMKKKEWAEYIERLSSDIDSATKQSILNMPIPLTMVDIDGTITWYNQKFSGIVQSTDLLERNIHDLVKNFDLRAMMRKDTPEFWHAAVDKRSFKVLFNVVKEEKRQGEDYRILLYWIEYTLYENLKRRYNQEKLVVALAQVDNYDEVMKSTDDANRPRVSADIDHRMQVWASQLKGLARKYEQDKYILIFEHQYLESQETKRFEILDDVRDIQLGNSIPPTLSIGVGTMGKDYQECMAYANTAKDLCLGRGGDQVAVKKNDDIKFYGGKSKAVEKRTKVKARVIAYGLRQLMDQAEVVLVMGHKNSDLDALGAALGIYRAARNRKKTAHIVLKESNPSIEVLYQRMMKIPEYQKAMIDGQEAQKIQGSKNTLVVVVDTHRPIYTECPELLKEGSKIVLIDHHRRSTDFIENPILTYHETYASSTSEMVTEIIHYMEEKLHLESLEAEALMAGIALDTKNFTFKTGVRTFEAASYLRRAGADTTLVRQMFQDDLQSIVSRAEVVKKAEIILDKIAIAISEDVSERANLVAAQAADIMLNIRGAKASFVLGNDPNGQIFISGRSLGDVNVQVILEKLGGGGHMTVAGAQLENIEIEEAKTKLVQAITEVLEEEEEEDEG